A stretch of the Coriobacteriia bacterium genome encodes the following:
- a CDS encoding kinase has translation MIISRTPFRISFFGGGTDYPAWYEDHGGAVLSTTIDKYCYITCRNLPPFFEHKHRIVYSIIENVKTIEEIKHPAVRAVLQMLEVEQGVEIHHDADLPARSGIGSSSAFTVGILNSVHALRHRMRTKQQLAEEAIHVERDMLAESVGSQDQVACAYGGLNRISFRRDGRFAVEPMILPRERLDEFQDHLMLFFTGFSRYASTIAAAQIEQTPKRLSELTRMHEMVEEAKAVLASSDDIRAFGELMDESWRLKRSLTEKISTSDIDAIHDAARGAGAVGGKLLGAGGGGFMLFFVPPERQASVREALGSLLEVGFRFDTTGSQIMYYGDTAS, from the coding sequence GTGATAATCAGCAGGACACCGTTCCGCATCTCGTTCTTCGGGGGCGGCACCGACTACCCGGCCTGGTACGAGGACCACGGCGGCGCGGTGCTCTCCACGACGATCGACAAGTACTGCTACATCACGTGCCGCAACCTGCCGCCGTTCTTCGAGCACAAGCATCGCATCGTCTACTCGATCATCGAGAACGTGAAGACCATCGAGGAGATCAAGCACCCGGCAGTGCGCGCGGTGCTACAGATGCTCGAGGTCGAGCAGGGCGTCGAGATACACCACGACGCGGACCTGCCCGCCCGCTCGGGCATCGGCTCGTCCTCTGCGTTCACCGTCGGGATCCTCAACTCGGTCCACGCGCTGAGGCATCGCATGCGCACGAAGCAGCAGCTCGCCGAAGAGGCCATCCACGTCGAGCGCGATATGCTCGCCGAGTCGGTCGGCAGCCAGGACCAGGTCGCGTGCGCGTACGGAGGTCTGAACCGCATCTCGTTCCGCCGCGACGGGCGCTTCGCCGTCGAGCCGATGATCCTCCCGCGCGAGCGGCTCGACGAGTTCCAGGACCACCTGATGCTCTTCTTCACCGGGTTCTCGCGATACGCTTCGACGATCGCGGCCGCCCAGATCGAACAGACGCCGAAGCGGCTCTCCGAGTTGACGCGCATGCACGAGATGGTCGAGGAGGCGAAGGCCGTGCTGGCCTCATCCGACGACATCCGCGCTTTCGGCGAGCTCATGGACGAGTCGTGGCGCCTCAAGCGCTCGCTCACCGAGAAGATCTCGACGAGCGACATCGACGCCATCCACGACGCCGCGCGCGGCGCGGGGGCCGTCGGAGGCAAGCTGCTGGGCGCCGGCGGCGGCGGCTTCATGCTCTTCTTCGTGCCGCCCGAGCGACAGGCCTCGGTACGCGAGGCGCTCGGTTCGCTGCTCGAGGTCGGCTTCAGGTTCGACACCACGGGCAGCCAGATCATGTACTACGGCGACACGGCGTCGTAG
- a CDS encoding NAD(P)-dependent oxidoreductase, giving the protein MRILVTGGAGYIGSILVPALLREGHEVTVVDSFMFGQATLLDVCADPKLRIVRGDVRDNALMKDLLRDADVIFPLACLTGAPLCKKDPIAAQTTIVDAIRDMLKVRSADQLIVYPNTNSGYGVGEAGRFCTEETPIKPISLYGKTKCEAEAMILEAGNSIAFRLATVFGTSPRMRIDLLVNDFTYRAVFDRFIVLFEADFKRNYVHVRDVSRAFIHALGNADTMSGEAYNLGLSSANLSKWELCEEIVKQVPDFYFVRAEIGEDEDKRDYVVSNEKLEATGFRCEYDLQAGIAELVKAYQVTKRNQYANV; this is encoded by the coding sequence ATGCGCATCCTCGTGACCGGCGGTGCCGGCTACATCGGCTCGATCCTCGTCCCCGCACTGCTGCGCGAGGGCCACGAGGTCACGGTCGTCGACAGCTTCATGTTCGGCCAGGCGACGCTGCTCGACGTCTGCGCCGATCCCAAGCTGCGCATCGTGCGCGGCGACGTGCGCGATAACGCGCTGATGAAGGACCTGCTGCGCGACGCCGATGTCATCTTCCCGCTCGCATGCCTCACCGGCGCGCCACTGTGCAAGAAGGACCCGATCGCCGCGCAGACGACGATCGTCGACGCCATCCGCGACATGCTCAAGGTGCGCAGCGCCGACCAGCTCATCGTCTACCCGAACACGAACAGCGGGTACGGCGTGGGCGAGGCGGGCAGGTTCTGCACCGAGGAGACGCCCATCAAGCCGATCTCGCTCTACGGCAAGACGAAGTGCGAGGCCGAGGCGATGATCCTCGAGGCCGGGAACTCGATCGCGTTCCGGCTCGCCACCGTCTTCGGCACGAGCCCGCGCATGCGCATCGACCTGCTCGTCAACGACTTCACGTACCGCGCGGTCTTCGACCGCTTCATCGTGCTCTTCGAGGCGGACTTCAAGCGCAACTACGTCCACGTCCGCGACGTCTCGCGCGCGTTCATCCACGCGCTGGGCAACGCCGACACGATGAGCGGCGAGGCCTACAACCTCGGCCTCTCCTCGGCGAACCTCTCGAAATGGGAGCTGTGCGAGGAGATCGTCAAGCAGGTGCCGGACTTCTACTTCGTGCGCGCCGAGATCGGCGAGGACGAGGACAAGCGCGATTACGTCGTGAGCAACGAGAAGCTTGAGGCGACCGGTTTCCGCTGCGAGTACGACCTGCAGGCCGGGATCGCCGAGCTCGTGAAGGCGTACCAGGTGACCAAGCGCAACCAGTACGCGAACGTGTAG
- a CDS encoding Gfo/Idh/MocA family oxidoreductase, with amino-acid sequence MDPVRIGLIGAGWVAERHLEAIARIEGVEAAGVCARTRERSVPLAAKHGVAIVADSVGELVEKAQPDALMVLVSEEAVHDVALEAMRFGLPLFVEKPAGLTPEENHDLACRAEEACLLSMVGFNRRFYSVFRKGLDIVRVHGRLLGVTVEGHERMWRIREGGKFSDRVLDEWIYANSVHTIDLMRFFGGEVLSVHSLARRAYGEAHGDQFAALMELDGGAIGTYQANWYSPGGWRAVLYGDGVTVEFRPLEEGRWTGKSFETHVIEPDPEDVGVKVGYVRQMEAFARLVREGVLEPPALDLRGSYETMALAQRMCAEVEDVAR; translated from the coding sequence ATGGACCCCGTCCGCATAGGTCTGATCGGCGCAGGCTGGGTCGCCGAGCGCCACCTCGAGGCGATCGCGCGCATCGAGGGCGTCGAAGCCGCAGGAGTCTGTGCCCGCACGCGCGAGCGCAGCGTCCCGCTCGCCGCCAAGCACGGTGTCGCGATCGTCGCCGACTCCGTCGGCGAACTCGTCGAGAAGGCGCAGCCCGACGCGCTGATGGTGCTCGTCTCCGAGGAGGCCGTCCACGACGTCGCCCTCGAGGCGATGCGCTTCGGACTGCCGCTCTTCGTCGAGAAGCCCGCCGGTCTCACCCCTGAGGAGAACCACGACCTCGCCTGCCGCGCCGAAGAGGCGTGCCTGCTCAGCATGGTCGGCTTCAACCGCCGCTTCTACTCCGTCTTCCGCAAGGGGCTCGATATCGTACGCGTCCACGGCCGCCTGCTCGGCGTGACGGTGGAGGGCCACGAGCGCATGTGGCGCATCCGCGAGGGCGGCAAGTTCTCGGATCGCGTTCTCGACGAGTGGATCTACGCGAACAGCGTCCACACGATCGACCTGATGCGTTTCTTCGGCGGAGAGGTGCTCTCCGTGCACTCGCTCGCGCGGCGCGCGTACGGCGAGGCGCACGGCGACCAGTTCGCGGCGCTGATGGAGCTCGACGGCGGCGCGATCGGGACCTACCAGGCGAACTGGTACTCGCCCGGCGGCTGGCGCGCGGTGCTCTACGGCGACGGCGTGACCGTCGAGTTCCGCCCTCTCGAGGAGGGGCGCTGGACCGGCAAGTCCTTCGAGACGCATGTGATCGAGCCGGACCCCGAGGACGTCGGCGTCAAGGTCGGCTACGTGCGGCAGATGGAGGCGTTCGCGCGGCTCGTGCGCGAAGGCGTCCTCGAGCCGCCCGCGCTCGACCTGCGCGGCTCCTACGAGACGATGGCCCTCGCGCAGCGCATGTGCGCCGAGGTCGAGGACGTCGCCAGGTGA
- a CDS encoding Gfo/Idh/MocA family oxidoreductase, translating to MTQGYKVLLVGCGQLGTRHLQAVAQLPDIAEVHVIDSSEASLELGRTRLAEVGGAATPGVEYHWHASPDESAAEPDLCIVATQSAGRGELVMRLADSLGAQTFLIEKVVTRSVREYEELMSFADSKQLSVWVNCKTRTYGIHKHIKSLLPSGQPLFLSDVGGNHGLGNNGVHAADLFSFYTGGERIHVKGGRVDEMLHPSKRGGDVFDLSGTLLGATDGGSDFCLSFAGSNTAPDVVTIAAPGARFVVDHFGKSAWASLESEGWTWTQVPIDEDWTVSHMTKAFASDILHGKKCELPTLKETFPAHEFVLTALLPHFNRLLGKDDDVCPIT from the coding sequence ATGACACAAGGCTACAAGGTGCTGCTCGTCGGGTGCGGGCAGCTGGGCACCCGCCATCTGCAGGCCGTCGCGCAGCTGCCGGACATCGCCGAGGTGCACGTCATCGATTCGAGCGAGGCCTCGCTCGAGCTCGGCAGGACGCGCCTGGCGGAAGTCGGCGGCGCGGCGACGCCGGGCGTGGAGTACCACTGGCACGCCTCGCCCGACGAGTCGGCGGCCGAGCCCGACCTCTGCATCGTCGCCACGCAGTCGGCCGGCCGCGGCGAGCTCGTCATGCGGCTCGCCGATTCCCTCGGCGCGCAGACCTTCCTCATCGAGAAGGTCGTCACGCGCAGCGTGCGCGAGTACGAGGAGCTCATGTCCTTCGCGGACTCGAAGCAGCTCTCGGTGTGGGTGAACTGCAAGACGCGCACCTACGGCATCCACAAGCACATCAAGTCGCTGCTGCCTTCGGGCCAGCCACTCTTCCTCTCCGACGTGGGAGGCAACCACGGCCTCGGCAACAACGGCGTGCACGCGGCGGACCTCTTCTCCTTCTACACCGGCGGCGAGCGCATCCACGTGAAGGGCGGGCGGGTCGACGAGATGCTGCACCCGTCGAAGCGCGGCGGCGACGTCTTCGACCTATCGGGGACGCTGCTCGGCGCGACGGACGGCGGCTCTGACTTCTGCCTCTCGTTCGCGGGCTCCAACACCGCGCCCGATGTCGTCACCATCGCGGCGCCGGGCGCGCGGTTCGTCGTCGACCACTTCGGTAAGAGTGCGTGGGCCAGCCTCGAGAGCGAGGGCTGGACCTGGACGCAGGTGCCGATCGACGAGGACTGGACCGTGAGCCACATGACGAAGGCGTTCGCGTCCGACATACTCCATGGCAAGAAGTGCGAGCTGCCGACGCTTAAGGAGACCTTCCCCGCGCACGAGTTCGTCCTGACCGCGCTCTTACCGCACTTCAACCGCCTGCTCGGCAAGGACGACGACGTCTGCCCGATCACCTAG
- a CDS encoding transketolase C-terminal domain-containing protein, whose protein sequence is MSMSGWDWLSIVRDEADTVVTGGHGGRVLKYPEAVREALSQALAADPSVYVMGQGVDDPDGMFGCTRDLHVDFGGERVFDTPLSEDALMGVATGSALTGMRPVYMHNRPDFLLLTLDQLVNHASKWRYMFGGRHSVPMVVWAAIGRGWGSGAQHSQAPQAIFAHVPGLKVVMPSTAYDAKGLLLAAIADQDPIVIIEHRWAMRHASEVPEEMYFVPIGKGVVRREGTDVTIAGTSHALLEAQRAAEELAGEGISCEVVDLRTVRPLDEELLLNSVAKTGRLVVVDTGWKTGGITAEVAAVVAEKGADLLKANVVRLGAPDCPTPAGYTLEAAFYLDKDKVARAVRDLLARA, encoded by the coding sequence ATGAGCATGTCGGGCTGGGACTGGCTCTCCATCGTGCGCGACGAGGCGGACACCGTCGTGACCGGCGGTCACGGCGGCCGCGTGCTCAAGTACCCCGAGGCCGTGCGCGAGGCGCTCTCGCAGGCGCTCGCGGCCGATCCCAGCGTCTACGTGATGGGGCAGGGTGTCGACGACCCCGACGGCATGTTCGGCTGCACGCGCGACCTGCACGTCGACTTCGGCGGCGAGCGCGTCTTCGACACGCCGCTCTCGGAGGACGCGCTCATGGGAGTGGCGACCGGCAGCGCGCTGACGGGGATGCGCCCCGTCTACATGCACAACCGGCCGGACTTCCTCCTGCTCACTCTCGACCAGCTCGTCAACCATGCGTCGAAGTGGCGCTACATGTTCGGCGGGCGGCACAGCGTGCCGATGGTGGTATGGGCCGCGATCGGACGCGGATGGGGCAGCGGCGCGCAGCACTCCCAGGCGCCTCAGGCGATCTTCGCGCACGTCCCCGGGCTGAAGGTCGTCATGCCGAGCACGGCGTACGACGCGAAGGGCCTGCTGCTCGCTGCGATCGCCGACCAGGACCCGATCGTCATCATCGAGCACCGCTGGGCGATGCGCCACGCCAGCGAGGTGCCCGAGGAGATGTACTTCGTGCCCATCGGCAAGGGCGTCGTGCGTCGCGAGGGCACCGACGTGACCATCGCCGGCACGTCGCACGCGCTGCTGGAGGCGCAGCGCGCGGCCGAGGAGCTCGCCGGCGAGGGCATCTCGTGCGAGGTCGTCGACCTGCGCACGGTGCGCCCGCTCGACGAGGAGTTGCTGCTGAACTCGGTGGCGAAGACCGGACGCCTCGTCGTCGTCGACACCGGCTGGAAGACCGGCGGGATCACCGCCGAGGTCGCGGCGGTCGTCGCGGAGAAGGGCGCCGACCTCCTGAAGGCGAACGTCGTGCGGCTCGGCGCGCCCGACTGCCCGACGCCTGCGGGGTACACTCTGGAGGCCGCGTTCTACCTCGACAAGGACAAGGTCGCTCGTGCCGTTCGCGACTTGCTCGCGCGCGCCTAG
- a CDS encoding radical SAM protein, with protein sequence MGDVDLALVRPGDQKRVYGQLSGSLSAIEPPLWAALCAAYVRDRGISVRILDIEAEGLSPEQAASTLAEWSPTVVGFIVIGNNLSASTWNMDGATAYHEALHQVAGGIPTFFWGLHPSALPERTLRNEGADYVCKGDDFDTVVRLVEVIKESGNAHGSGIPGLNYLDEDSVLVSWPQATPLKNLDELPTPAWDLLPMRAYRAHNWHCFHDLDHRQPYGVVYASLGCPFDCSFCSLNKLFAGKPGVRFRSPEKVVEDIAVLVERYGVKNIKVLDECFVLKERYVLEICDRIIERGYDLNMWAYSRVDTVNEQMLERMRSAGMRWLAYGIESGSRASLDVVHKGRYGAEEIHGAIRMTKAAGIWALGNYMFGLPDDDSMSMQDTLSLAKDLACEYANFYVTMAYPGSRLYEDALRDGTRLPTTWRGYSQFSRETLPLPTLRLTSEEVLRFRDEAFVEYFNDPAYQDMMRRTFGEPAVEAVREMLSHSIERDILIDGGARPDAS encoded by the coding sequence ATGGGTGACGTCGATCTGGCGCTCGTGCGCCCGGGAGATCAGAAGCGGGTCTACGGGCAATTGAGTGGCTCCCTCTCTGCGATCGAACCTCCCTTATGGGCGGCTCTGTGCGCGGCCTATGTTCGCGATCGCGGTATCAGTGTGCGCATCCTAGATATTGAGGCCGAGGGATTGAGTCCCGAGCAGGCTGCATCCACGCTGGCGGAGTGGTCGCCAACCGTAGTGGGTTTCATCGTCATCGGTAACAACCTGTCGGCATCCACGTGGAACATGGACGGAGCGACGGCCTACCACGAGGCACTACATCAGGTAGCTGGCGGCATCCCCACTTTCTTCTGGGGTCTGCATCCATCGGCGCTGCCTGAGCGAACGCTGCGCAACGAAGGAGCGGACTACGTCTGCAAGGGCGATGATTTCGACACGGTTGTGCGGCTCGTTGAGGTCATCAAGGAGTCGGGCAACGCCCACGGCAGCGGGATTCCAGGACTGAACTACCTCGATGAGGACTCGGTCCTCGTCTCCTGGCCGCAGGCTACGCCCCTTAAGAATCTCGATGAACTCCCCACGCCGGCGTGGGATCTTCTTCCGATGAGGGCATATCGCGCGCATAACTGGCACTGTTTCCACGATCTGGATCACAGGCAGCCCTACGGCGTTGTCTATGCAAGCCTGGGTTGTCCGTTCGACTGTTCGTTCTGCTCGCTCAACAAGCTATTCGCAGGCAAGCCCGGGGTTCGCTTCCGCTCACCGGAGAAGGTGGTCGAGGACATTGCGGTGTTGGTGGAACGGTACGGTGTCAAGAACATCAAGGTTCTCGATGAGTGCTTCGTGCTCAAGGAGCGTTATGTACTGGAGATTTGCGATCGGATCATCGAGCGTGGATATGACCTGAACATGTGGGCGTACTCTCGCGTGGACACCGTGAACGAGCAGATGCTCGAGCGTATGCGTAGCGCCGGCATGCGCTGGCTAGCCTATGGGATTGAGTCGGGCAGCCGGGCCTCGCTCGATGTTGTCCACAAGGGGCGCTACGGAGCCGAAGAGATCCATGGCGCGATTCGGATGACCAAGGCGGCTGGCATCTGGGCTCTGGGCAACTACATGTTCGGGCTTCCCGACGACGACAGCATGTCGATGCAGGATACGCTCAGCCTGGCCAAGGATCTCGCCTGCGAGTATGCCAATTTCTACGTGACAATGGCCTACCCCGGAAGCAGACTCTACGAGGATGCCTTGCGTGACGGAACGAGGCTTCCCACGACCTGGCGGGGCTACTCGCAATTCTCTCGGGAGACGCTACCGCTTCCGACCCTGCGGCTGACTTCGGAGGAGGTCCTGCGTTTCCGGGACGAGGCGTTCGTCGAGTACTTCAACGACCCCGCCTATCAGGACATGATGCGCCGCACGTTCGGCGAACCTGCGGTCGAAGCCGTTCGCGAGATGCTCTCGCACTCGATCGAGCGCGACATCCTGATCGATGGAGGGGCCCGACCCGATGCCTCGTGA
- a CDS encoding TIGR00180 family glycosyltransferase — MEGPDPMPRDILRTGRPFGLAEDPRLTIMIPTMGRPGFVLRLLDYYSGVRFRHRVVIGDSSEADVVAAMRADIERFEGRLDVVYQECPGLNDRDCLRELVLALDTPYAVFVADDDFLVPAGLEESMTFLDLEPGYSSAHGVGATVVLDDSGPRGRVVTAGPYAALKPVEGATAAARLRGYLSDYSVMLFSVQRAAVWRAMYPDVSLPDKSFESELLPCCLSVVEGPSRQLEKLQVVRQVHDRQYSLPGPIDWMMREGWRPAYLGFREVIAGRVAEKDGISVAEGLAVVEEAFLAYLTNVLRSKLSAMRAAETRRASRRGLLASAARWVKYRVLDRDAISLTNLLAPGSRYYDDFMPVYRALTGAANDR, encoded by the coding sequence ATGGAGGGGCCCGACCCGATGCCTCGTGACATCTTGAGGACGGGTCGTCCATTCGGGCTTGCGGAGGATCCCCGCCTGACCATCATGATACCGACCATGGGTCGTCCAGGATTCGTGCTTCGGCTTCTCGACTACTACTCCGGAGTTCGTTTCCGCCATCGCGTCGTTATTGGTGATTCCAGCGAAGCCGACGTGGTCGCGGCGATGCGCGCGGACATTGAACGCTTCGAGGGTCGTCTCGACGTCGTCTATCAAGAATGTCCCGGCCTGAATGACCGCGACTGCCTTCGCGAACTCGTGCTCGCTCTCGACACCCCATACGCCGTGTTCGTTGCCGATGACGATTTCCTCGTGCCGGCGGGGCTCGAGGAGTCCATGACCTTCCTCGATCTGGAGCCTGGGTACTCAAGCGCGCATGGCGTCGGCGCGACGGTGGTGCTCGATGACTCCGGCCCGCGGGGCAGAGTGGTGACCGCCGGTCCTTACGCCGCGCTGAAGCCGGTAGAGGGCGCGACGGCGGCCGCGCGTCTTCGGGGTTACCTCTCCGACTACTCGGTCATGCTGTTCTCGGTGCAGAGGGCCGCGGTGTGGCGGGCTATGTATCCGGACGTCTCGCTGCCGGATAAATCCTTCGAATCGGAGCTGCTTCCGTGTTGTCTGTCGGTCGTGGAAGGACCTAGCCGGCAACTCGAGAAGTTGCAGGTGGTGAGGCAGGTACACGATCGACAGTATTCGCTGCCCGGTCCGATCGATTGGATGATGAGAGAGGGATGGCGGCCGGCCTATCTCGGCTTTCGAGAGGTCATCGCAGGTCGCGTCGCCGAGAAGGACGGCATCTCCGTCGCGGAGGGTCTTGCGGTCGTCGAGGAGGCTTTCCTGGCCTACCTGACCAACGTGCTTCGATCCAAGCTCTCTGCCATGCGTGCAGCGGAGACCCGGCGAGCGAGTCGGCGAGGGCTCCTCGCATCGGCCGCCCGATGGGTGAAGTACCGCGTCCTCGACAGAGACGCCATCTCGCTCACGAATCTCTTGGCGCCGGGGTCCAGATACTATGACGACTTCATGCCGGTGTACCGCGCGTTGACCGGCGCCGCCAACGACCGCTGA
- a CDS encoding ABC transporter ATP-binding protein: MNARTRILGYLGRHRLLVGALVCTSVFSALLEGVGMTLFFPILQGMSGSGATAGGLAIPFPFDQVYAALGSFPLRERLQVVGVLLFAITLVKGMLIYTTVVVAARLQVRVVRHYRDDCAAQTMRVGMGFLNKQRTSDLLVVIDGYTESTAGAIVNLVGAALPQLFTMGWLLLLLVLLSWKLTVVSIALVAFASFVLTGLTRRIMDAGRALVATRYAFSRTLFDVIHGMKVIRLFNREQLMTERFVEADVKYNAARYRSTKLVGLIGPLFEVVGIGVLAAILVVGSLLVSHDSKAWLGILLTFMLILARLIVPVKQLNTVRAGVMEKLPTLYELDAFLSETGKEYLPSGTRSFERLEGAIEFRDVEFSYEPGTPVMRGMSFRIPRGAKVGVVGPSGGGKSTIAELLLRFYDPQGGAVLVDGVDLREIEVESWRRRVGVVTQDTFLFNDTIRNNIAFADPEASDEAVERAARQAYAHDFISAMPSGYATTVGDRGVLISGGQRQRLAIARAILAEPEILVFDEATSALDTESEQIVQEALDAVAEGRTVVTIAHRLSTVADSDTILVVADGRVAEQGTHQELLALGGVYRRLVEMQDLEPSDGSPEVDALT, from the coding sequence GTGAACGCGCGGACGCGCATCCTCGGCTACCTCGGCCGCCACCGGCTCCTCGTCGGCGCGCTCGTGTGCACCAGCGTCTTCTCCGCCTTGCTCGAGGGCGTCGGGATGACCCTGTTCTTCCCGATACTCCAGGGCATGAGCGGGTCGGGCGCGACCGCCGGCGGCTTGGCGATCCCGTTCCCGTTCGACCAGGTGTACGCCGCGCTCGGTAGCTTCCCGCTGCGCGAGCGTCTCCAGGTCGTGGGCGTGCTGCTCTTCGCCATCACGCTCGTGAAGGGCATGCTCATCTACACCACCGTCGTGGTCGCGGCGCGGCTGCAGGTGCGCGTCGTGCGTCACTACCGCGACGACTGCGCGGCGCAGACGATGCGCGTGGGCATGGGCTTCCTCAACAAGCAGCGCACGTCCGACCTGCTGGTGGTCATCGACGGCTACACGGAGTCGACCGCCGGGGCGATCGTCAACCTCGTGGGCGCCGCTCTCCCGCAGCTGTTCACGATGGGATGGCTGCTCCTGCTGCTCGTGCTGCTGTCGTGGAAGCTCACCGTCGTCTCGATCGCTCTCGTCGCCTTCGCGTCGTTCGTGCTGACGGGGCTGACGCGGCGGATCATGGACGCGGGTCGCGCGCTGGTGGCGACGCGCTACGCCTTCAGCCGCACGCTCTTCGACGTCATCCACGGGATGAAGGTCATCCGGCTGTTCAACCGCGAGCAGCTGATGACGGAGCGCTTCGTCGAGGCGGACGTCAAGTACAACGCGGCGCGCTACCGGTCCACGAAGCTCGTGGGGCTCATCGGCCCGCTCTTCGAGGTCGTGGGCATCGGCGTCCTCGCCGCCATCCTCGTCGTGGGCTCGCTGCTCGTCTCGCACGACAGCAAGGCGTGGCTGGGGATCCTGCTGACCTTCATGCTCATCCTCGCGCGCCTCATCGTGCCGGTGAAGCAGCTGAACACGGTCCGCGCGGGAGTGATGGAGAAGTTGCCGACACTCTACGAGCTCGACGCGTTCCTCTCCGAGACGGGGAAGGAGTACCTTCCCTCGGGGACGCGCTCCTTCGAGCGCCTCGAAGGCGCGATCGAGTTCCGCGACGTCGAGTTCTCGTACGAGCCCGGCACCCCGGTGATGCGCGGGATGTCCTTCCGCATACCGCGGGGCGCGAAGGTCGGCGTCGTGGGACCGTCCGGCGGCGGCAAGTCGACCATCGCCGAGCTGCTCCTGCGCTTCTACGACCCTCAGGGCGGAGCGGTCCTCGTCGACGGTGTCGACCTGCGCGAGATCGAGGTCGAGTCGTGGCGCCGGCGCGTAGGCGTCGTCACGCAGGACACGTTCCTGTTCAACGACACCATCCGCAACAACATCGCCTTCGCCGACCCCGAGGCGAGCGACGAGGCCGTCGAACGCGCGGCGCGCCAGGCGTACGCGCACGACTTCATCTCCGCCATGCCGAGCGGCTATGCGACGACCGTCGGCGATCGGGGCGTGCTGATCTCGGGAGGCCAGCGCCAGCGGCTCGCGATAGCCCGCGCGATCCTGGCCGAGCCCGAGATCCTCGTCTTCGACGAGGCCACCTCGGCGCTCGACACCGAGTCCGAGCAGATAGTGCAGGAGGCGCTCGACGCCGTGGCTGAGGGGCGCACCGTCGTCACGATCGCCCACAGGCTCTCGACGGTGGCCGACTCCGACACGATCCTCGTGGTGGCGGACGGCCGCGTCGCCGAGCAGGGGACGCACCAGGAGCTGCTCGCCCTCGGCGGCGTCTACCGTCGCCTAGTCGAGATGCAGGACCTCGAGCCGAGCGACGGGTCGCCGGAGGTCGACGCGCTGACATGA
- a CDS encoding DegT/DnrJ/EryC1/StrS family aminotransferase: MGDRIEMPFGTMSVTDTAKRLVAEVMESGRLSSGKLVRDFERRFAELIGTKEAVALSSGTDADTLALAVLHDYGAHRGDEVIVPSLSFVATGNAVLHAGFTPVFVDVELSTLNIDVSRIEDAITERTVAIMPVHLMGKPADMDAIMAIAAKHGLHVIEDAAEAHGTKYKGRDVGSIAEMGAYSLYVAHMISTVEGGIVTTDDPDKAEILRSLRSHGRSCNCSVCVINLGSETCAKRFVDGVDKRFVFERVGYSSKMNELEAAVGIGNMEAWPEHLARRRANLTYLLDRFDRFAPMLTSIHEEEHEMIGPHAFPVIVGPDAPFTRDDLVDDLAANGIDSRNLFLSMPTQCPGFEFLGYELGQFPNAEYAGEHGLHVGVHQDLDERHMEHFIATIDRFVGART, translated from the coding sequence TTGGGCGATCGCATAGAGATGCCGTTCGGGACGATGTCCGTCACCGATACCGCGAAGCGGCTCGTCGCCGAGGTGATGGAGTCGGGTCGCCTCTCCAGCGGCAAGCTGGTCCGCGACTTCGAGCGCCGGTTTGCCGAGCTCATCGGCACGAAGGAGGCCGTCGCTCTCAGCAGCGGCACCGACGCCGACACGCTCGCGCTCGCGGTGCTCCACGACTACGGCGCCCATCGCGGTGACGAGGTCATCGTGCCGTCGCTGTCGTTCGTCGCGACGGGTAACGCGGTGCTGCACGCCGGGTTCACGCCGGTCTTCGTCGACGTCGAGCTCTCCACGCTCAACATCGACGTGTCGAGGATCGAGGACGCGATCACCGAGCGCACGGTCGCGATCATGCCGGTCCACCTCATGGGCAAGCCGGCGGACATGGACGCGATCATGGCGATCGCCGCGAAGCACGGCCTCCACGTCATCGAGGACGCCGCCGAGGCGCACGGCACGAAGTACAAGGGCCGCGACGTGGGCTCCATCGCCGAGATGGGGGCGTACAGCCTCTACGTCGCGCACATGATCTCGACGGTCGAGGGCGGCATCGTCACCACCGACGACCCCGACAAGGCCGAGATACTGCGCTCGCTGCGCAGCCACGGCCGCTCGTGCAACTGCTCCGTGTGCGTGATCAACCTCGGCTCCGAGACGTGCGCGAAGCGTTTCGTCGACGGCGTCGACAAGCGGTTCGTCTTCGAGAGGGTCGGCTACTCGAGCAAGATGAACGAGCTCGAGGCCGCCGTCGGCATCGGGAACATGGAGGCGTGGCCCGAGCATCTGGCGCGGCGCCGGGCGAACCTGACGTACCTCCTCGACCGCTTCGACCGTTTCGCCCCGATGCTCACGAGCATCCACGAGGAGGAGCACGAGATGATCGGGCCGCACGCGTTCCCGGTCATCGTCGGCCCCGACGCGCCGTTCACGCGCGACGACCTCGTCGACGACCTCGCGGCGAACGGCATCGACTCGCGCAACCTCTTCCTGTCGATGCCGACGCAGTGCCCCGGCTTCGAGTTCCTCGGATACGAGCTCGGGCAGTTCCCGAACGCCGAGTACGCGGGCGAGCACGGTCTGCACGTCGGCGTCCACCAGGACCTCGACGAGAGGCACATGGAGCACTTCATCGCCACGATCGATCGCTTCGTCGGCGCGCGGACGTAG